From one Candidatus Chlorobium masyuteum genomic stretch:
- the fabF gene encoding beta-ketoacyl-ACP synthase II, giving the protein MAQERKRIVITGIGVLTPIGLSKEEFWDSLYNGRSGAAPITYFDTTDFATTFACELKGFCAADHIDRKSADRMDPYCQYAVIAAGQALKDSGLDLKEIDPLRIGVVHGSGIGGMTTYEQQFENFLEKGPRRISPFFIPMLIPDIAAGQISIRYGLMGPNYATASACATSLHAIIDAYLLINAGMADYMVCGGSEAPITRMSVGGFNSARALSTLNDRPQEASRPYDRDRDGFVMGEGGGTLILESLESAKARGAKIYGEIVGVGATADAYHLTAPHPEGLGAVNAMRTAIAMAGIAPEKIDYINTHGTSTPLGDLAEVAAIKTVFGEHAKKLSISATKSMTGHLLGAAGVVESIACLLALQHQTVPPTINCDNLDPAVDIDVTPNKPKKRTIEYALNNGFGFGGHNASLIFRNGSSL; this is encoded by the coding sequence ATGGCTCAGGAGCGTAAAAGAATTGTCATTACCGGAATAGGGGTATTAACTCCTATAGGTCTTTCCAAGGAGGAGTTTTGGGACTCTCTCTACAACGGGAGGAGCGGAGCCGCGCCTATCACCTATTTTGATACCACTGATTTTGCAACAACCTTTGCCTGTGAGCTGAAAGGGTTTTGTGCGGCAGATCATATCGACAGAAAATCTGCCGACAGAATGGATCCCTACTGCCAGTATGCCGTTATCGCCGCAGGTCAGGCACTGAAAGATTCAGGACTTGACCTGAAGGAGATTGATCCGCTCAGAATCGGAGTGGTTCATGGTTCAGGCATTGGCGGAATGACCACCTATGAACAACAGTTCGAGAACTTCCTTGAAAAAGGACCGCGTCGCATCAGCCCTTTCTTTATTCCCATGCTTATCCCCGACATTGCTGCCGGGCAGATATCCATTCGCTACGGCCTCATGGGCCCGAATTACGCAACAGCTTCCGCATGTGCTACCTCTCTTCATGCCATTATTGACGCCTACCTCCTCATTAACGCAGGAATGGCTGATTACATGGTGTGCGGCGGTTCAGAGGCCCCGATTACGCGAATGAGTGTCGGCGGATTCAACTCGGCCAGAGCACTCTCTACGCTCAATGATCGGCCACAAGAGGCGTCACGCCCTTATGACCGCGATCGTGACGGCTTTGTGATGGGAGAAGGCGGCGGAACCCTGATTCTTGAGTCCCTTGAATCAGCAAAAGCACGCGGAGCTAAAATCTATGGCGAAATTGTCGGCGTAGGCGCGACTGCCGATGCCTATCACCTGACAGCCCCTCACCCGGAAGGGCTTGGAGCGGTCAATGCCATGAGAACAGCCATTGCCATGGCTGGAATTGCCCCCGAAAAGATTGACTATATCAACACCCACGGCACCTCTACCCCGCTTGGTGATCTGGCAGAAGTTGCCGCCATCAAGACGGTCTTTGGAGAGCACGCCAAAAAGCTGAGCATCAGCGCAACAAAGTCCATGACCGGCCACCTGCTTGGCGCTGCCGGAGTAGTTGAGTCGATTGCCTGCCTGCTTGCCCTCCAGCATCAGACGGTTCCCCCGACAATCAACTGCGACAACCTCGACCCGGCAGTTGATATTGATGTAACACCCAATAAGCCAAAAAAACGGACCATAGAGTATGCCCTCAACAACGGGTTCGGCTTCGGCGGTCACAACGCTTCACTGATTTTCAGGAACGGTTCATCCCTCTGA
- the rnc gene encoding ribonuclease III, producing MSNSSEGGDGSNETVLPALSEETIAYLHRLVGEPASNLLLYQTALTHRSVVHDPATQHLVESNQRLEFLGDSVLGLLISDYLFRSFPGSAEGELSSNRSKIVNRKSLAGFAASLNLADYLLTGESADRNKITSSDSALADAFESLTGAIYLDKGILAAENFIRKHVLEHENFRMIVEAEHNYKSRLIEYTQSRHLPMPVYSVLEESGAEHEKQFRVGVSCSDQHLGTGTARRKKDAEQLAAKEALSIIDAAEKEETPI from the coding sequence TTGTCTAATTCATCTGAAGGTGGTGACGGGAGTAATGAAACGGTTCTTCCGGCGCTTTCAGAGGAAACGATAGCCTATCTGCACCGACTTGTCGGTGAACCTGCAAGCAACCTGCTGCTCTACCAGACAGCCCTGACACACCGCTCGGTTGTCCATGATCCGGCGACCCAACACCTTGTTGAATCCAACCAGCGCCTTGAATTTCTGGGTGATTCGGTGCTCGGCCTTCTCATTTCCGATTACCTGTTCAGATCATTTCCCGGGAGTGCCGAAGGAGAGCTTTCAAGCAACCGCTCCAAAATCGTCAATCGTAAATCCCTGGCCGGATTTGCAGCAAGCCTGAACCTCGCAGACTACCTCCTTACCGGAGAGTCAGCCGACCGCAATAAAATCACCTCCAGCGATTCCGCGCTTGCTGACGCCTTTGAATCACTGACCGGCGCTATCTATCTCGACAAAGGGATCCTTGCGGCAGAAAATTTCATCCGCAAGCATGTTCTCGAACATGAAAACTTCAGGATGATTGTCGAAGCCGAACATAACTACAAAAGCCGCCTGATCGAGTACACCCAGTCGCGCCACCTCCCGATGCCGGTTTACTCTGTGCTTGAAGAGTCCGGAGCTGAACATGAAAAACAGTTCAGGGTAGGAGTATCGTGCAGCGACCAGCACCTTGGAACCGGCACCGCTCGCAGAAAAAAAGATGCAGAGCAGCTCGCCGCCAAAGAGGCCCTCAGCATCATTGATGCCGCAGAAAAGGAAGAGACCCCGATCTGA
- a CDS encoding virulence RhuM family protein, whose amino-acid sequence MNNSELLIYQAPDGKIKIDVRLEDETVWLSQAHMAELFCKSKKTISEHILNIFSEGELDEKAVVRNFRTTAADSKNYDVQYYNLDVIISVGYRVKSQQGTRFRIWATQRLREYIVKGFLLNDDRFKSGSSMNYFTELQERIREIRLSERFFYQKIKDIYTTSIDYDPGAESTIEFFKVVQNKLLWAISMQTAAELVYRRADASLPLMGMLSFDKAGVSVRKGDVGIAKNYLKENEIKLLGLLVEQYLAFAEVMAQQRTPMYMKDWIQRLDSIILLNGRELLTHAGTISHQIALEKSTLEYDKYKEALKQPKQEENLRELEQDIKQLKSTRKRDEDSHN is encoded by the coding sequence ATGAACAACTCCGAACTGCTTATCTACCAGGCTCCGGATGGTAAAATAAAAATAGATGTCCGGCTTGAAGACGAAACGGTCTGGCTGTCGCAGGCGCATATGGCAGAGCTGTTCTGCAAGAGCAAAAAAACCATATCGGAGCACATTCTCAATATCTTCAGTGAGGGCGAACTGGATGAAAAAGCAGTTGTCCGGAATTTCCGGACAACTGCGGCAGACAGTAAAAACTATGATGTTCAGTACTACAATCTGGACGTGATCATCTCCGTCGGTTACCGTGTCAAATCGCAGCAGGGTACGAGGTTCCGCATTTGGGCGACGCAGCGGCTCCGGGAATACATTGTCAAAGGTTTTTTGCTGAATGATGATCGGTTCAAGAGTGGAAGCTCGATGAACTATTTCACGGAACTGCAGGAGCGTATCCGTGAAATCCGGTTGTCGGAGCGATTCTTTTACCAGAAAATCAAAGATATCTACACCACCAGTATTGATTATGACCCCGGAGCTGAAAGCACCATCGAATTTTTCAAGGTGGTACAAAATAAGTTACTCTGGGCAATCAGTATGCAGACAGCAGCGGAACTTGTTTATCGCCGCGCTGATGCTTCACTGCCGCTGATGGGAATGCTCTCCTTTGATAAAGCGGGGGTTTCTGTTCGCAAGGGCGATGTGGGTATTGCTAAAAATTATCTCAAGGAAAATGAAATTAAATTGCTTGGCCTGCTGGTGGAGCAATACCTTGCTTTTGCGGAAGTGATGGCGCAGCAGCGAACGCCGATGTACATGAAAGACTGGATTCAGCGTCTGGATTCGATTATTCTGCTCAATGGTCGCGAACTGCTTACCCATGCAGGTACAATCAGTCATCAGATAGCACTGGAAAAATCAACGCTTGAATACGACAAGTACAAAGAAGCCCTGAAACAACCGAAGCAGGAAGAGAACCTTCGGGAACTTGAGCAGGATATAAAACAACTGAAATCCACACGGAAGCGGGATGAGGACAGTCACAACTAA
- a CDS encoding helix-turn-helix domain-containing protein gives MAEERTHGSVSELYAKHASTEECQDFVKLLNSRKLAKTLFALRCKAGLTQKELAAKTGLTQSKVSKIEHSQDITLTIGDILQFCEGLNVQLHLGLMPEGLPLVNKVKFHWVELQKHLVTIREISKGDSAMENAARDFTYEAAHNITNGLLECLGKVMPIQEKEELFTVSAPSGSKEDPEECSPAVLSGQFCHQEE, from the coding sequence ATGGCTGAAGAAAGAACACATGGCAGCGTGAGCGAACTTTATGCAAAGCATGCGAGCACTGAAGAGTGCCAGGATTTTGTAAAGTTATTGAACTCAAGAAAACTTGCGAAGACATTGTTCGCACTTCGTTGCAAGGCTGGATTAACTCAAAAGGAGCTTGCCGCAAAAACAGGACTGACGCAGAGCAAGGTGTCGAAAATTGAACATTCGCAGGATATAACCCTTACCATTGGTGATATCCTGCAATTTTGCGAGGGGCTTAACGTACAATTGCACCTTGGTTTAATGCCGGAGGGATTGCCGCTTGTCAATAAAGTCAAGTTTCATTGGGTCGAACTGCAGAAACATCTTGTAACAATTCGGGAAATCAGTAAAGGGGACTCGGCGATGGAGAACGCTGCGAGAGATTTCACCTATGAGGCGGCACATAACATTACGAATGGCTTGCTGGAGTGCCTTGGAAAAGTTATGCCCATTCAGGAAAAGGAAGAGCTGTTCACTGTTTCGGCTCCATCTGGCTCAAAAGAGGATCCTGAAGAGTGTAGCCCGGCAGTGCTATCAGGACAGTTTTGTCATCAGGAGGAGTAA
- the gcvPB gene encoding aminomethyl-transferring glycine dehydrogenase subunit GcvPB, with protein MREKLIFDLSRPGRKGYALSDRDFTNSSLESILPEKFLRKSPPELPEVPESEVVRHFVRLSNMNYHVDKNMYPLGSCTMKYNPKINDYTCDLPGFSTLHPLQPSETTQGALQLMYELAEMLREIAGMAAVSLQPAAGAHGELTGILLIKKYHESRGSKRHKLLVVDSAHGTNPASAALAGYEIISVKGNADGRTDLDDLARKLDGDVAALMLTNPNTIGLFEKDILRISEMVHKNGSLLYMDGANMNALLGIARPGDMGFDVVHYNLHKTFAAPHGGGGPGSGPVGVSKILEPFLPLPIITKNESDEGTTYALNYDRPESIGRMMNFYGNFGVLVRAYTYIRMLGPNGVRRVSENAIINANYLLSLLLERFDLPFPKPVMHEFCLSGDRQKKEHGVRTLDMAKRLLDYGFHAPTIYFPLIVSEALMIEPTETESKETLDMFAKALLSIADEAANNPELVLSAPVTTPVRRLDEAMASRQLNICCSL; from the coding sequence ATGAGAGAAAAACTGATTTTTGATCTGTCCCGTCCCGGACGTAAAGGCTATGCTCTTTCCGATCGCGATTTTACGAATAGCTCACTGGAGAGCATTCTGCCGGAAAAATTTCTGCGCAAATCACCCCCTGAACTGCCTGAGGTGCCTGAAAGTGAAGTGGTGCGCCATTTTGTACGGCTCTCCAACATGAACTACCATGTGGACAAGAACATGTATCCGCTTGGAAGCTGCACCATGAAGTACAACCCTAAAATCAACGACTATACCTGCGACTTGCCGGGCTTCAGCACACTTCATCCCCTGCAGCCCTCTGAAACAACCCAGGGCGCACTGCAACTGATGTATGAACTTGCCGAGATGCTGCGTGAAATAGCCGGTATGGCGGCGGTATCGCTTCAGCCTGCGGCCGGTGCACACGGAGAGCTTACCGGCATCCTGCTTATAAAAAAATATCATGAGTCACGCGGATCAAAACGCCACAAACTGCTGGTGGTTGACTCGGCTCACGGCACCAATCCCGCTTCAGCCGCGCTTGCGGGATACGAGATTATCTCGGTGAAAGGCAATGCCGATGGCCGCACTGACCTCGACGATCTTGCCCGTAAACTGGACGGTGACGTAGCCGCCCTGATGCTGACCAATCCGAATACCATCGGTCTGTTCGAAAAAGATATCCTGCGCATCTCGGAGATGGTGCACAAGAACGGCAGCCTGCTCTATATGGATGGCGCCAACATGAATGCCCTGCTCGGCATTGCCCGCCCCGGAGATATGGGATTTGATGTCGTGCACTACAACCTGCACAAAACCTTTGCGGCGCCTCACGGCGGCGGCGGTCCCGGCAGCGGACCGGTCGGTGTGAGTAAAATTCTTGAGCCATTCCTTCCTCTGCCAATCATCACAAAAAATGAGAGCGATGAAGGTACAACCTACGCGCTCAATTACGACCGTCCGGAGAGTATCGGCAGGATGATGAATTTTTACGGGAACTTCGGGGTTCTTGTCAGGGCATATACCTATATCAGGATGCTTGGACCCAACGGGGTTCGCAGGGTTTCAGAAAATGCCATTATCAATGCAAACTACCTGCTCAGCCTCCTGCTTGAACGCTTTGACTTGCCCTTTCCGAAACCGGTTATGCATGAGTTCTGCCTCTCCGGAGACCGGCAGAAAAAAGAGCACGGTGTCAGAACGCTCGATATGGCAAAACGGCTCCTTGACTACGGCTTTCATGCCCCGACCATCTACTTCCCGCTCATTGTCAGCGAGGCGTTGATGATTGAGCCGACAGAAACCGAGTCAAAAGAGACGCTCGATATGTTTGCGAAAGCACTGCTCAGTATTGCCGATGAAGCTGCAAACAACCCGGAACTGGTGCTCTCAGCCCCGGTTACAACCCCGGTAAGACGGCTTGATGAAGCGATGGCGTCAAGGCAGTTGAATATCTGCTGCTCGCTTTAA
- a CDS encoding HNH endonuclease, which produces MPLLRSKVLVLNSSYEPLTVCDAQKAVLLLFGGKAVSVTHNPDRVIRTVSTSFPMPSIVRLTVFVRVPYKRIMLNRKNILLRDAYQCQYCGRTDLPLTIDHVVPRSRGGDYSWENLITACRRCNTKKGDKTPREADMQPLKQPIRPNSLMFMQQVTATVSDDWKPYLYMS; this is translated from the coding sequence ATGCCGTTACTTCGATCGAAAGTTCTTGTTCTCAACAGCAGTTACGAGCCATTAACCGTTTGTGACGCCCAGAAAGCTGTTCTTCTCCTCTTTGGCGGTAAAGCCGTGTCGGTTACCCATAATCCTGATCGGGTAATCCGCACGGTTTCCACCAGTTTTCCCATGCCGAGCATTGTAAGGCTTACTGTTTTTGTTCGGGTTCCCTACAAAAGGATCATGCTGAACCGTAAAAACATTCTCCTCAGAGATGCCTACCAGTGTCAGTATTGCGGGAGAACCGATCTGCCACTGACCATTGATCACGTCGTTCCAAGATCCAGAGGCGGTGACTATTCATGGGAAAACCTGATAACTGCCTGCCGCCGCTGCAATACGAAAAAGGGCGATAAAACCCCGCGCGAAGCCGATATGCAGCCATTGAAACAGCCGATACGGCCCAACAGCCTGATGTTCATGCAGCAGGTTACCGCTACGGTTTCCGATGACTGGAAACCCTACCTCTATATGAGCTGA
- a CDS encoding nucleoside deaminase, protein MGTGFPDFQLPSWVTAYTPFDSGKLHSDHDRMQFTIELARKNTLHGTGGPFGAAVFERNSGNLVSIGVNLVVRSCCSHAHAEMVAIAMAQKKINSWTLNHIKSPQHELVTSCEPCAMCFGAIIWSGISRLVCGASTADATAAGFDEGPKPEKWIEELEKRGIEVVTGVCCNDAKIIFRDYLEGGGVIYNPNP, encoded by the coding sequence ATGGGCACCGGCTTTCCCGATTTTCAGCTCCCTTCATGGGTAACTGCGTATACTCCGTTTGATTCAGGCAAACTCCATTCTGACCATGACCGGATGCAGTTCACCATAGAACTTGCCCGTAAGAACACCCTGCATGGAACCGGCGGCCCTTTCGGTGCGGCGGTGTTTGAGCGAAACTCCGGTAATCTTGTGTCGATCGGGGTAAATCTGGTTGTCCGGAGCTGCTGCTCCCATGCCCATGCAGAAATGGTTGCCATAGCCATGGCCCAGAAGAAAATCAACTCCTGGACCCTGAACCATATAAAAAGTCCGCAGCATGAGCTGGTAACCTCCTGTGAGCCCTGTGCCATGTGTTTCGGTGCAATAATCTGGTCGGGAATCTCCCGGCTGGTATGCGGCGCGTCCACTGCCGACGCTACTGCCGCCGGTTTTGATGAGGGCCCGAAGCCGGAAAAATGGATTGAAGAGCTTGAAAAAAGAGGCATTGAGGTGGTAACCGGAGTTTGCTGCAATGATGCAAAGATTATTTTTCGGGACTATCTTGAAGGCGGTGGCGTCATCTATAACCCGAACCCCTGA
- a CDS encoding glycoside hydrolase family 3 protein, which translates to MNRKSLLLLPFLLLTLQFLFSMPSAFAKSKPGGEKWRAQQIFSRQDPSIETALLNMSLSEKVGQMLIAQSDGEYNRKNDIAYQLLSRLVQEGKVGGIMFLKGNTFGSSMLANHFQSLAPRPLLLSADMERGLAMRLTGATEFPPNMAVAATRNPELAARMAKAIALEAKAVGLHQNYAPTVDLNINPLNPVINTRSFGDNVPLAITMANAIIESLQSNGLIATVKHFPGHGDVTVDSHLSLPVLQADRQRLDAYELKPFRSAIEHGVISVMTGHLAVPKLTGTMEPASVSKVIVTDLLRKELGFQGLIITDALNMKALYNGENVPDISIKAVLAGNDLLLFSPDPELAHSSIVKAVEDGVISMEQVNASVRRILQVKLWLGIEERKLVNLNRVSEESSPESHRALAKEIAARSITLVKDANHYLPIKPLSTEENILNIILQDKAESETGKGYCANLDRYYKATHIRINPGTDSLSLANTLEQAGKASAVIITSYVQIHSGSGTLKLTAMQQQFVHSLALTVPKEKPLILVSLGTPYLINYFPEITTYLCTYSSSQTSEENVIDVLRGTLVPHGVIPVSLLGAPSESGTINNH; encoded by the coding sequence ATGAACAGAAAATCACTCCTGCTGCTCCCCTTCCTGCTTCTCACCCTGCAGTTCCTTTTCAGTATGCCGTCCGCTTTTGCAAAGTCAAAACCGGGTGGAGAGAAATGGCGTGCCCAACAGATTTTCAGCCGTCAGGATCCCTCCATCGAAACAGCACTGCTGAATATGAGCCTCTCTGAAAAGGTAGGCCAGATGCTCATCGCTCAATCGGATGGAGAGTATAACCGCAAAAATGATATCGCATACCAGTTGCTGAGCCGGCTCGTACAGGAGGGAAAGGTAGGCGGCATCATGTTTCTCAAGGGCAATACCTTCGGCAGCAGCATGCTTGCAAACCATTTTCAGTCTCTTGCTCCGCGCCCCCTCCTCTTGAGCGCTGATATGGAGAGAGGGTTGGCCATGAGGCTTACCGGAGCAACTGAATTTCCACCAAACATGGCCGTAGCAGCTACACGGAACCCTGAACTTGCCGCAAGGATGGCCAAAGCTATTGCCCTGGAAGCCAAAGCTGTCGGGCTTCACCAGAACTACGCGCCTACCGTTGACTTGAACATCAACCCGTTAAATCCGGTTATCAATACCCGCTCATTCGGAGATAATGTCCCCCTTGCCATCACTATGGCCAATGCCATCATCGAAAGCTTGCAGTCAAACGGACTGATTGCAACCGTAAAACATTTTCCCGGACACGGGGATGTAACGGTCGATAGCCATCTTTCGCTCCCGGTGCTTCAGGCTGACCGCCAAAGGCTGGACGCCTATGAGCTTAAACCGTTCCGCTCGGCTATTGAGCACGGTGTTATCAGCGTTATGACCGGACATCTTGCGGTACCAAAACTGACCGGCACCATGGAGCCTGCCTCTGTTTCAAAAGTGATCGTGACCGATCTGCTCCGCAAAGAGCTCGGTTTTCAGGGGCTGATCATTACCGATGCACTGAACATGAAAGCGCTCTACAACGGTGAAAATGTCCCGGATATCTCCATAAAAGCTGTTCTGGCAGGAAATGACCTGCTCCTCTTTTCGCCGGACCCGGAACTTGCTCACAGCTCCATTGTAAAGGCCGTAGAAGATGGAGTAATCAGTATGGAGCAAGTCAATGCTTCTGTCCGACGGATTCTCCAGGTAAAATTGTGGCTTGGTATTGAAGAGAGAAAGCTGGTCAATCTGAACCGTGTGAGCGAAGAGTCGAGCCCTGAATCCCACAGAGCTCTTGCAAAAGAAATTGCCGCCCGCTCCATCACGCTGGTAAAAGATGCGAACCATTACCTTCCGATTAAACCGTTATCAACCGAAGAGAACATCCTTAATATCATTCTGCAGGATAAAGCGGAGAGTGAAACCGGAAAAGGATATTGTGCCAACCTTGATCGTTACTACAAGGCTACCCATATCAGAATCAATCCCGGAACGGACTCCCTCTCTCTTGCCAATACCCTTGAACAGGCAGGCAAGGCATCAGCTGTGATTATCACCTCCTATGTCCAGATACACTCCGGCTCGGGAACATTGAAGTTGACTGCAATGCAGCAGCAGTTTGTCCACTCGCTTGCACTGACGGTGCCAAAAGAGAAGCCGCTTATCCTTGTCTCGCTGGGGACCCCTTATCTGATCAACTATTTCCCTGAAATAACCACCTACCTCTGCACCTACTCATCCAGTCAGACAAGTGAGGAGAATGTTATCGATGTACTGAGAGGAACGCTTGTTCCTCACGGCGTTATCCCCGTTTCCCTCCTGGGAGCGCCATCTGAATCCGGAACAATTAACAACCACTGA
- the bchZ gene encoding chlorophyllide a reductase subunit Z, which translates to MGKTIRDESTASAYWAAVNTFCALKDVHVIADAPVGCYNLVGVAVMDYTDAVPYLENFTPTSLTEKEIASSGTSEVVCDTIEKLRAPGRQLILVSSAESEMIGSDHEKMLLMKYPDVRFFPSNSLGENEWQGRERALRWLHEQFDDHKPARIESGSVSIIGPTYGCFNSPSDLAELKRLIEGVGGRIAHIYPFESSLCDIASLKNSDVVVQMYHEFGSELAGVLDRPVLQAPFGMKETEEFILKLGSLLNKKDEAAAFMKEEKRTTLKPLWDLWRGPQAEWFPTIRFGVIAAESYAIGLKIFLQDEMGMQCLFSHDSAKADNTLVRSEIQQKQPQFLFGRIVDKIYLAERDAKTRFIPAGFPGPIVRRSLGTPFMGHSGMIYLLQEIVNALYDMLFNFLPINRQTPSAETPAVKVAWSGEANALLNEMVKKAPFISQISFGRELKRKAELLAIKQGRESVTPELLQMMM; encoded by the coding sequence ATGGGAAAAACCATTCGGGACGAATCAACCGCAAGCGCCTACTGGGCGGCAGTAAATACCTTCTGTGCCCTCAAGGATGTTCATGTTATAGCCGACGCTCCGGTCGGCTGCTACAATCTTGTCGGTGTGGCGGTCATGGACTATACCGACGCCGTTCCCTATCTTGAAAACTTTACGCCAACCAGTCTGACCGAAAAGGAGATCGCCTCATCAGGCACCTCGGAAGTTGTCTGTGATACCATAGAAAAGCTCCGGGCACCCGGAAGGCAGTTGATTCTCGTCTCAAGCGCAGAGAGCGAAATGATCGGCAGCGACCATGAGAAGATGCTCTTGATGAAATATCCTGACGTCCGGTTTTTTCCCTCGAACTCCCTTGGCGAAAATGAGTGGCAGGGCCGGGAGCGCGCCCTGCGATGGCTGCATGAACAGTTTGACGACCATAAACCTGCACGTATCGAGAGCGGCTCAGTAAGCATTATCGGCCCTACGTATGGCTGCTTCAACAGCCCGTCCGATCTGGCAGAACTGAAACGGTTGATTGAGGGTGTCGGCGGCAGGATTGCACACATCTATCCTTTTGAAAGCTCTCTCTGCGATATTGCATCACTGAAAAATTCCGATGTCGTTGTGCAGATGTACCATGAATTCGGGAGTGAGCTCGCCGGAGTGCTTGATCGCCCGGTATTGCAAGCACCGTTCGGTATGAAAGAGACAGAGGAGTTCATCCTCAAACTGGGCTCGCTGCTCAATAAAAAGGATGAGGCCGCAGCATTCATGAAGGAGGAAAAGCGCACAACACTCAAACCACTCTGGGACCTCTGGCGCGGACCACAGGCAGAGTGGTTCCCAACCATACGCTTTGGAGTGATAGCTGCAGAGAGCTATGCCATCGGCCTGAAAATCTTTCTGCAGGATGAGATGGGTATGCAATGCCTTTTCTCCCATGACTCGGCAAAAGCCGACAACACCCTTGTCCGCAGTGAGATTCAGCAGAAACAGCCACAGTTCCTCTTCGGAAGGATTGTCGATAAAATCTATCTGGCAGAACGTGATGCGAAAACACGATTTATCCCTGCTGGCTTTCCCGGTCCGATTGTCCGCCGCTCACTCGGTACTCCCTTCATGGGTCACAGCGGAATGATCTATCTCTTGCAGGAAATTGTCAATGCTCTTTATGACATGCTCTTCAACTTCCTGCCTATCAACCGTCAAACACCGTCAGCTGAAACACCCGCGGTAAAGGTGGCCTGGAGTGGCGAAGCCAATGCCCTGCTGAACGAAATGGTAAAAAAAGCTCCTTTTATCAGCCAGATCTCCTTCGGTCGAGAGTTGAAACGCAAAGCAGAGCTTCTGGCAATAAAGCAGGGACGAGAAAGTGTCACCCCGGAACTCCTGCAAATGATGATGTGA